One window from the genome of Sesamum indicum cultivar Zhongzhi No. 13 linkage group LG15, S_indicum_v1.0, whole genome shotgun sequence encodes:
- the LOC105177358 gene encoding uncharacterized protein LOC105177358 (The sequence of the model RefSeq protein was modified relative to this genomic sequence to represent the inferred CDS: added 201 bases not found in genome assembly) — MAEGSIDSLVTPEKRELDGRIISRNSAGSSGSLNDVHSTHARCSRAFSGSYHAGDGLTRHSTVKSDSASGSQNVVPHYLRASTGSCHDFCKYGRKHSFENEARKPLRKRITKCFTYELNPVRMIVSDERKKEKVVNYKPPADGQNLPPDLKPSPSTKSCSPDPKTSSDKGKVVKQKSLTSTKNHSPNLKPSPDIKSFSQKPKTSSDVKTYSAGENASPVRRTLLPKNKPSSSKKFPSPDPPEIIKSVVFPSKRVEVPAESASPTDNKMSRPEKKTTYPSKQHMAPVKSKAVMVESPSSSDNSDGIRGKGRRNSDAKTVRDITAYKASAKKILAPRAVTQPPKSSPIKTASARSRKAGNLKLITPVEDWNRIRKVKTKSSDNEKISEKTLHAIEKFPVKDQIRKVKTKPFDNEKASGKTLLAIEKEIQNSVSQSIPHDHSDSSLPSTSSADSLCHAKSSSLPGHEQHNEGTENSVGEADKLISDSNESLVKQTSVGEADQLISDSDESLETGNPVKEHHTKTLRKARVVVSENKYSSPVKLKFRSGKVVDLQSDNNGPRRLRFRRARGLGAEDGNDLRGRSFKKTGVNASGGEVSSGKVVLKHQDVQGKRDAQGLLNNVIEETASKLVESRKSKVKALVGAFETVISLQESKPSSQTVTCTQ, encoded by the exons ATGGCTGAAGGAAGTATTGATTCATTGGTAACCCCTGAAAAACGTGAATTGGATGGCAGGATCATAAGCAGAAATTCTGCTGGGAGTTCGGGGTCTCTGAATGATGTACACAGCACTCATGCCCGTTGTAGCAGAGCATTCTCTGGTTCATACCATGCTGGGGATGGTTTAACTAGACATTCAACCGTGAAATCAGATTCCGCGAGTGGTAGTCAAAATGTGGTTCCTCATTATCTTAGAGCTTCCACTGGTTCTTGCCATGATTTCTGTAAATATGGAAGAAAACATTCGTTTGAAAATGAGGCAAGGAAGCCTCTACGAAAGAGAATTACAAAATGTTTTACTTATGAGCTGAATCCTGTGCGGATGATAGTTTCTGATGAGCggaagaaggaaaaggttGTTAACTATAAGCCTCCAGCAGATGGCCAGAACCTTCCACCTGACCTGAAGCCGTCTCCTAGTACCAAATCCTGTTCCCCAGATCCCAAGACATCCTCGGACAAGGGAAAGGTTGTCAAGCAGAAGTCTTTGACAAGTACCAAGAACCATTCACCTAACCTGAAGCCTTCTCCTGATATCAAATCCTTTTCACAGAAACCCAAAACGTCCTCGGATGTTAAAACTTATTCGGCGGGAGAAAATGCTTCACCTGTTAGAAGGACCCTTTTGCCAAAAAACAAGCCTTCATCTTCTAAGAAATTCCCTTCACCTGATCCCCCTGAAATCATTAAGAGTGTAGTCTTTCCATCTAAAAGAGTTGAAGTTCCTGCAGAATCAGCTTCCCCGACAGATAATAAAATGTCAAGACCTGAGAAAAAGACAACTTATCCGTCCAAGCAGCATATGGCTCCCGTAAAGTCAAAAGCGGTTATGGTCGAATCACCTTCTTCTTCTGACAATTCAGATGGTATACGTGGAAAAGGGAGAAGAAACAGTGATGCCAAAACAGTCCGAGATATAACAGCGTACAAAGCATCTGCAAAGAAAATATTGGCACCTCGTGCTGTTACCCAGCCCCCTAAAAGTTCCCCCATTAAGACAGCATCCGCTAGATCAAGAAAAGCTGGAAACTTGAAGTTGATTACTCCTGTGGAGGATTGGAATCGGATACGCAAGGTCAAGACTAAGTCATCCGACAATGAGAAAATTTCCGAGAAAACCTTGCATGCCATCGAGAAGTTTCCTGTGAAAGATCAGATACGCAAGGTTAAGACTAAGCCATTCGACAATGAGAAAGCTTCCGGGAAAACCTTGCTTGCCATCGAGAAGGAAATTCAAAACAGTGTCTCTCAATCCATTCCCCATGATCATTCTGATTCATCACTTCCATCTACATCCTCAGCTGATTCACTGTGTCATGCAAAATCTTCCTCTTTGCCAGGCCACGAACAACATAACGAAGGGACAGAGAATAGTGTTGGTGAAGCGGACAAGTTGATCTCTGACAGCAATGAGTCACTGGTGAAGCAGACAAGTGTTGGTGAAGCAGACCAGTTAATCTCTGACAGCGATGAGTCTCTGGAGACTGGCAATCCTGTGAAAGAGCATCACACCAAGACTCTAAGAAAGGCTAGGGTGGTTGTTTctgaaaacaaatattcatcTCCTGTGAAGTTAAAGTTCAGGAGTGGGAAG TTACTCAATAATGTAATCGAAGAAACAGCAAGTAAACTTGTTGAAAGCAGGAAAAGTAAGGTTAAAGCCCTGGTTGGAGCTTTTGAAACAGTGATCTCCCTCCAGGAGAGTAAACCTTCTTCACAGACCGTCACTTGTACTCAATAA